The sequence TCACATGTCTACCAACAAACCTTATTAATCAAATAAAGCAATCctttaaaaataccaaaaaccAAAGACTCCAAATTCCAATGACATCTAAAACAggtattttgtatttaataattaaaaattcaaccATGAACTAAAGTCATTGATAAGCTCCATCTATCACTACAATATCCTGTTAAAAACAGCTTAGATGATGGGTGATTTATTATTAACTTCTAGCATACCTTCATTATCTCTCAAATCTAATATCCTCGGCTAATCTGATGTTCCAAGAATTACTTCTCTTGGCTCTATATGACACTaagtaataaaagaaaattaacaacaTAAGAGCAAGATCACTCAAATGCAATGGAATATCCTGGGGAAAATGAAAATCTACATTTCACCATAAAAGTATACAGGAGAAATGCCAACTTGAGCTTTAAAACTAATAAAGCATGAATTAGCCATGACGCCCTTTATAAGGTTTTTGCGTTTTGCATCATAAAGTCATAGTCAACTTCTTGGTTGAAATTGAAGTTTGCACCAAACTTCAATTTCACATGGTACacattaaaaatttgtgaattgTCTCATGAAAGATTGTGGTGATCCAAAGGGCAATGGAATTGACCAAAGCTAGCATATTATTGAGGATATATAGGATGTATCTTCATTTGGTTTATAGACCCAAACTTCATCTTTTGCCCTGAGTTTCATTTCAGAGCATCAAAGTAAATAGACATAACTTGGTCCAGATATTTCAATGACTTATTATCAGGAAATAGCATAATGGTTGCCCACATGCGTGCATAATAAATTGGGCAAAATATTTAGATAGTAACCCAATTAGTGAGGTATTACTATTAGGGTCAccgaattataaaaaatttcaattggggTCACCTAACTTTAGAATTATGGTCAATTGGGTCACTAATGCATGACACCATTAACAACATGCTGACATGGCGGTacatgtcacctattttttttaCCACATTAACACAGCCACATGGCTACCAAAATCATCATTTTTCCCACCAACACTTCCATGTAGCTAATGATGTTACAAGGAATGCCATGTCACTCAACATGACCATGTCAGCTTGGCGCAAAATGGGTGAAATGGGTGGCATGAACCACCACGTCAACCCATTGTTAACAGCATTGGTGTTAGAGACTAAAATAACTACAATTCTTACATTGGGTGACCGAATAgaaactttttataatttagtaacTCAAATAGAAATATCCGAATAATTAAGTGACTATTTAGGTATTTTACCCTAATAAATTAGTCATTTGGCATTTTACATAATCTCTACTTTTATCCTGCAACCTGCTTAACTTTTGCATTAGGCAAATACCTTGATCCTGATAAACCACAGAAATCTCACCCACAAATATAATATCATTGCAtcaatcattttatatataattatatttgacCTCCTGGTGTGGTTTTACACCCTCACAGAAAATATTTCAGTATGACAAGACAATTCTTGGTGCTTTCCTACCCATAACAAAACCACACATATGCTGAACAATGGAAGGATAGGGAACTGATTATCATACCTGACCCTTTCGAAGCCTGTCAGAAGGGCACTGTAATGCTTCCTGAAGAAGCGAAACAACAGTCGCCGAGCAAGAGGGATCCGGCCCTGAATCTGCTAAGGCATAGGCTTTCAAAAAGAATGCCTCAAATGACCTCTGAAGAGTGATTGATTCCTCAGCTTTCCGTAAACCTTCCTCACAGTGACCTGTATCATACAGAATCCAACCCTCATATACAAGACGTTCATTCTCACTTCCTGCATGTTGGCGTGCGAGTTGCAGACTGCGCATTGCGGCTTCAGGGCAGTTTAATCTGATTACATAAAAGGAACCAAGACTTGTTTATCTGGTACTTCTCACatgtaaaaatgataaataaaccAGAAAGTTAAAATAACTGGAATTGCATCAGCAGCAGACAAGTAAATGTCTATTACCTGAGAAGAAGCAAAGATTGTCTGAAGTACAGCACCCCTTTGGCAGCATCAGACTCGAGCATCTGATAAATAACTGAAAGCGAACCAATATCATCAACTGAGGACCACCGATCATACAATTGCAGCCAACAGTCAGCAGTTGTCCACTGTTCTACATGCTCCCGTACAAGCGTACGCAATTGAGAAGCTGCTACACGCCCTTCAAACATTCGATACTCAGGAGACAAGGTAAGAATTGCTTGGACATCACAAAGTGCGGACTTATAATCTTCCAGTAATAGGTAAAAACAAAACCGGAGTTCTAGACATTCTAAAGCCAGCTTAAAACCCAGAACACGGTTTATCTCGGCTAGAGCAAGTTTCACATCATCCTTTCTCATGAGTGATGCTGCTCTATACATGTAAGGGTAAATCAGAGTCGGGTCCAATTCCGTTGCCTTATCAAGATCTTCCCACCTGCTATCTCCATCAGCATACAATGATCTCTCCTGATACATCCACCCAAGGGGTTGATAGGATAATATCACTGAGCTGAGCTTTTCATAAGATTGACGCTTATTGCCCTTGAAACGAGCCACTCTGGCCAATCCAGAAACAGAATATACATGGCCAGTGGTAAATGCAGCATTAAAATGGCACTCAGCTTCACTGTATTCCTTTCTCAAAAGCCTCACACATCCCAGCTGATGATAAGCAATCTGCTTCTGCCTATCAGTTATTGCTGACTCTACTAATTTCTCTAAAAAGCATGCTGTCACGTCTGATCTAGGATCTATGCTCATGGCAACTTCACTTAGCAAACAGTAGAGTGAGAATGAGGCTTGACCAACCATGATCAACCTCTGCTGCTTAGTAGCATTAGAAAAGATCTTAACCACTAGTTCATCATTCAAACATTCAGGAAGTTCCCTTAAGAACACCTGTAAACAGGAGACTGCCAGAACAGGTGAATTTTCTTCTAATGCACAGTCCATAAGCTCTATAGCATCTTGCCTTGAAGAAACCAAAGATGCCAGCTTTCGGTCACAGGCATCTTTAAGCTTTTCACAGCAAAATTTGTTTGCAAATATCAAGATTTCCAATAAGACATCCAAAGATAAATCACATAATTGACCTGTATAACTGAAATCACTAACTGCTCTCATACTATTAGGTGATATCCCATTCTCAGATAAATCAATAACCTCACGGAGTGACTCGGTGAAGCAGCCATTGAGCATTGTGTGGAATGGAATTGACAAAGAGGCAATCTTCTGCCTGTCACAAGAAATCTTTTCTCTTCCGATTTGGAAGAAGACAGTAGCTGAGCCATTTGATAAGTTAGAATTATATGTACCTACAACTTCCACAGTCTGAATGGGAAAGCGGGAAGCAATATCTATCCGCCAGAATTCTTGTGAGCACTTGCCACAAGAAGCAAGGAGATCCGATATAAGCTCCTCTCCTTGCTTCTCATATTTCAACCAAGCTCCAAAAACAAGTTCCTCATAAACAGTGGTCGCACTCTGCCAAGCAGAATGAAGGCTCCTCTGCAACAATTTGGACTCCCCAAGACCCCGAAAGACCTGGAACTGGAGCAAATACAAATTGGACCTTTCACTGAGCAGTCCTGTCTCCAGCTCTTCATGGATCTGAGCTAAAACCTCCACATAATCAATAGGCTTATACAGCGGAAGCACCGCAGGTTCCACTACCTTAATAAGTGATTCACTATGTGAATGACATTCAAAACAAAGCCAATGCATCTCAGAATTCATTCGAAGGAATGATATGAACTAGATTTGATTGACaagaccaaaaagaaaaaaagaaaagaaaaaaataaaggaagaaCTTACATGGATGAAGAGGCGTGAGAAGCGACCTTGGAGAGCTTTCCTCTTTCCACCTGTAGCCATGACTGAGGATTAAGCGCATGGAGCTGGGTCTCTTTGCAAGAATCAGACTGAAAGATGTTCCTCATAGAattaaacaaagacaagaacTCTCGAATCTCCACAATCTCCAATTTGGGTGTCCCTCCTATAGCTCAAATGGAGAGATACAAAGATCTACAAAACCTAACccaaaaaagcaaagaaaggagACTCCTTTATGACAGGAAACCACAACACCCAATAAATAGCTTTTCCTCCCAAAGCCCAGACCAGGATTAAAAGCAGCGAATGACCACGCTAGCTCTTCCTCTCAAAACActaaagaaattcaaaagaaaaccaaCCAAAACTCAGAATTTCGTAAAGAAAGGGAATAAGCTCAAAAACAAAGGGAAAGGCAGGACCTTTCACAGAAGAGAACAACAAAGATGCCACCTTTCCTCAACCCAAGGCTCTGGAACAGCAGAATCAACAACAACCGTGGAAGAAAACCAAAGATGGCTGTTTGATGAGAGAGTGGTCCTTTTCAGCGTGCAATCCAAAAGACCAGATGAGATTTCCGGGAGATAGAGCTGAAAATCTCAAGACCAGAAGCAAACAGAGAGGGCACAACCCCACAAGCCCACATCACCCTTTTCTTCAGCCCCACATTTAAGAGATCAGAAGAGAAACAGCGACGAACCACTCAACAGAGATCAAAACCTCACTAAATCCCTGATCTGATCTGACGATCAAGTAAAGAAACGTTTTTTCTTTCTCTGCTTCAATGATTTGGAGAGAGAATCccagagaaagaaaaaaaaaagagaaggagagCTGCTGCTTCTGCTCTTGGGTGCGGCTCTCAGGTTTTTAGCTGATGGGAAGTTATggaaatttagaattaaaattttggattaaaaaaaaatttaaaaaaaaacacttttttttttagaaaacgGGAACGATATGCAGATATTGAAAAGGGAAACATTATTCTTCATCACATGctccttttttttaactttaaataaataaatatatacataaatatatctatatatatagttttaacttttaagttttttttattgaaattaatttgTGCTTTGTCAATCGGTATTTGGATCTttgcataaaatttttatttcgaaaaaattctgaaattaaaACCTAAGAAAGACAAAAGTAAGACATTGTTGAGTTGTAAGTGCACTCTATATTTATAcccaatttaaattttaaataggggtgTTTgtcatttaatataaaaaaaataaataaataaataatcatttgtGAAAAGCTCTGATACAGTTGAGGGACTTaccaaaaaaatctttaataaataattaatcaaaataaaaatatgcagATATTAGTAAATAACTTGGCCTAATTAAAATGGCATCTCAATTATTCACCCCTTTCCATTTAATAAATACTCAAACAATTTTCAATACCTTTTTCCCATTAAAATTGATGgaattgatatattatttataaaactaatTGATTGTAAATTACGTAATTGAAGGTAACttatttaaatcatatatataaaaggtCGGTTTATTTTTTAAGGAGTAGGATAGATATGTTTTAGGAATATTAGGTAAAAAGGAGTTCGGGCTTTTGTTcccatattaattaatttgagtaaaaaaaaacagagagtgGGTTGTAAGAGGTGTCAATGGAGATGGCGACATACACCAAATGAACAAAGCTTCTCACTTGGGCTGACCTTTTGTACGCCGTTAATTTGGTTACTAAAGAGTCaaacaaatttttcaaaatttcaataattctactatttttctttttttaaaattattctatAATTATgttcttgaatttttattttaccaaGTATCTGTTGGTTGATTGACATTGAATCAGTTCTATATCTACTGACTTCCTTTAAATGGAGGCATTTGTCGACtatttgcttaaaaaaattaatttaattttgagcCTAAAATAATGTTAACATGAGATAATATTTGGTTTGATTATTACTAAAGTATAGAAAAGtatttagtttaatgtttgtgtgacattttaattaaattacaaagtATAATGGTTTATTAAATAAAGTAATAAGTAATCACATTTATTGAACCAATTGGTGTAGATTAGAATCAAtgatattttttagttaaataaataaaataaatgtttgaTAATAATCCAAAACCTTGTAATATTTACTTAGcctttctttaattaagttaatagaCACggattattttcaataaaaatagataaaacgcatcaaattgaaattattaatttataaagtgAACTAAAACAATGAATATTCATGTGTGTACTTCAAGATTTTGTTTATGATAATGATATATAACTctaaaaatttgagatttaataGTGATTTTGTTTAGGATAgtcaaaatttatgtaaatttagtgagtcaaataaaaagattttaaaaggAGGAATAATCATGCCTAAAATTAGTCCTAATTAaactattatattaaaaaagtttgaataaaaaagtgtacatttatatttatttatttttgatctcatgtgaattagttaattattatataaacataggATTGATTAAATTGGAAATGTAACTGATTTTTAATGTTGACCTATGAGAAAAAGCAACTTAGaatgaaaataaaggaaaaagtaTATTTTCAGAAACTTCACATGTACTCATCTTCAAAATGTTTTGTGAGGCAAGGATAAtgctatattttaattatttgagaaaacAATTagtttaatatcattattattttgttaggcTATGTAATTCATAAaagcttttaaataaaaactatttatgcatgtatttttttttaaatggacatTTTACTCATTAACATTTTAACTTTAGATATCAAATAGAAGGAATTTGCAAGATAATAATCACACATATAaagtcataaaataaataaataaaacatttaagaAAAAACATCTCATCATCAAACAGTTGAGATGTCACAATAAATGATTCAAGTATGCACATGGTACAAGTACCCATTAAAAGGGtttattcaaaatagaagaTTTGCAAATCAACAATTAAAAGGCAGACataagtatttaattttatttaatcaatgtttagtttttcaaaatatcaaacGACAATTAACCCTAAACTTTCATAAATAagtttaaaatgattttactcTTATCATAGCCATTCATGTAGGGATCAATTGTAAAAGAaatgtacattttttttataggaacAATTCATTATGGTagttaaaaaatagataaaccgctcaaatttattaacaaatttaagtACAATGAAAGGAACGAACAACTAAAAGTGATAAATATTCAATCAACTTTTTAGAGTCACTCTATTAAACCAAATCTCAAAAATCTTCAATCAACTTTGAGATTGAGGATGGGCCATTGGATATAATGGTTGAGATGTAAAGGGCTACATTTAGTAGTTGTGATAGTATCATCTAACAAGATCTTTTTTGACTATTAGACTGTAGTAGGCAAAAGgagaaatatataattaaatttaattaaaattaaaatttgtggaaaatataataattaaatataatggtaattttCTTCTTCGTTTACTAGAAATATGAGCATGGATGCAAATTGAGGTGGAATAAGACTATGAAaaagaattcttttttttttgtggaatcaAAATTCTAGTTATTTAGAGaaatattgtaaatataaaaGAGTGGATTGAAACTTTATGAAAGATATGTAGAAACTGTGATGTTTGTCTCATAAAGATGAAATATCAACTTCAATGATTTTTTGTTATGTTGGTAGATGATGTTATGATGTgtctaaatcataaattaattggAACTGATAACCAATTAATGATGTATATAGTTGGGAAGTTGAATTATTTAAATTGCTAGAAATTTTCTGTAGTTGATTCCTTGTAATGAGATGATGATTTGAAAATAGTCACAAATTTAATGAGTATAAGACAATAAgtaacataatttatttaattaatattttttatttaaggaaaaaataacattatatcTAAAGcctataattttataatatattgttaaattatatatatatatatatatatatatatatatatatatatatatatatataatttaataaaatggataaaccatcaGCCTCAATTAATGTTgtgaaaaaataagaattattgtttaacttctcatttaacaaagaaaaaagttaTCATCTTTTTAATGTGAAAGTGGTTAAATAACATAACACATAgtattatgtttaatattttttaagaataattaatttttcatttatgattttattttgggttttgaatttagacgctgtttaaataatttatttattaaaaaataattgtttttatattttcatataaatatctaaaaagaGTAGCAAAAGCATGGTGGAAGCACTCCAAAGTTCAAACctctgtaaaaaaaaatatttggttttttttccttaacccaaacatgaaataagttaaatttagtggtaattgccaaaaacccCTTGACAACTTCTTTTATGGACAATTACCCCTCCCAACTTTTAGTATCCTCAAAAAACCCCTCTTTTTTTCCCAACTGATTTTTCAACCCATCCTGCATCTAATGAATAGAAatagaatcaattaaaattttcatagatGATATtacccttgcatgggaagttgtggaaAACTACCATATGGTACGAAATGACCATCATGCCCATTATGTAACCACTTTGGCACTTGAGAAGGAAAAACTAGAAgataaacaagttttttttttgggtattcaTCTTTATTGGCGAAACTTTTTTCTCCCCTTCGGTCTTTCATCTACTTGCAAGAGAGGACATGCACTTCTTTCCCTTGTTTGCCAAGAGTTTAATCCCCAAGGATATTGTATTATGAAGAAAATAGTTACTGGAAGCAAGCTTCCTTAGGACCTTTGTTGTCATTCCTCGAACACAAAGAGTTGAACTTTACTCTCCGctcatttcttttctccttcttacCGAGTCTTGGATGCATTCTTTGGCTTTCAATACTGACCTTGGACCTCCGCTATCAACTTAACTTCCTTCTCATGTTGGtaagcttctttctttttctagtttccGATTTTCCTTCTTGCTTTAGAAACTATGATTTCCTATTCAAGTCCAGGCTCCAACAACGGGAATGGAAGAAAGACCACCTTCGATAGATTCTGACTTCAAGTCCTTGTTCAATGTTGATGGGTCACTGGGCTTAGAATAAATCATTGAGAATTTGTGTTatagttttacattatatgttaatgcgtaTCTGATTATACGCTTTTTACGTTTAacaatagttatttttatttaagttatcttgttttCGCTTATCAATCCTGGTTTCTAATTAAGCTAACACGTTTCCGTTTAATAGTCttggtttctgtttaacaatagtttttttttttaaattaccttgtttcCATTTATCAATCCAGGTTTGTATTTAAGCTAACGCACTCATCCATTGCAACATAGATCACATAAAAACAATTACATGGCAAGCAACAACACCCATTCAAATCGATTCTAgccaaaatcaaacaaccaaaattactaacaaatcaataaaatgatCAAAAAAAGATTCGATCTTCAAAGTCAAATACCAAAACCATCACCAAATCaactaaacaaaatagaaaaaaataagaacaagaactttAGGGAATCGGAACGTAAAAGGGCCACATTTTCATGGATATATGGATCAATCTCTCCGACTCCGAGTTGAATAGGCGGCCGAATgaaattgttagtgcaaccgcactatttattggcatgatttgacacctagaccaagtgacatggcaaccaaggtgacaaagcataattgatgatgtggcaagcatggtgacatggcaaggagacttggagtgcaaggcaaacatcttgaagatcttgatggagctatttttagtaagtctctaacatggagccaaaatatcttgaagatcatggtgaagctatcttaaagatcttggtgaagtTATAtgtggcaatgcattacaacttgaagacaagatcatatcaagaccatatttaggtgatttgattgaagactaaatatggtggagcttaattaaaaaaagatctattcatggtgtgaatgaagatatgatttgaagaatccttgatgagaatcattgaagtctattaacggcaagatttgaggaccaaacttgggtgaattgaagatcaagtttggagaatctttgaagaccaaatttaggtggattgaagactaagtttggcaagtttcatgaaagacgcacaaggacgtgcgccccttgcgaggggactgcgtgatgagaaactgaggaggtaggctagttgtcggcagtcgggatcgggagatttggctgcatcgactcggactaagcatgaccgggaggttgatgggtcttgaggtcgtccgcaacgtaagcGTAACTCGGTCAAGTCGCTGATcgagggccatgttgcaacttatgttacaacaggggagttgcaatgactaatttcagcgagtttttaaattagtagccgtggagattctaaaaagaggtatgtgctatatttgggacgttgaggcgtctatataagttaccttgctcgtagattgtaaggtgtgactcttgagtgactctttgaggagagtgtgtgagcaccaaacaatctagagagggtagtgatctttattgttgagagtgtgagtgacaagtgtttgtactcatctatttttttacctcttttagtggattgtttatctccgggcttggcccccggATGTAGGCGAGTGGGCCTGAGccgggttaccaacgttgtgtgtctccttgtgtttgtttgtgtgttttttttttggtttgtgtgagacttctatgagtgcttaagtgttacttaatacccacaaaccacaccggaggaactaacagaAATGATGCAGCTTTTCGCCTCCGAGCTTTGCAAAGCGAACGATTAAATGCTCATTTGCATATTGCCcctcaaatcctctctaattctcaattaatctttatttaacatatgatttaataaaatgtgaatttgaatatgagttattagaagttgaagaagtacattacatataaagataaattttaacattttacgtttaacaatagttgtttttgtttaagttatcttgtttttgtttattaatctTGGTTACCGTTAAAGTTAACACGTTTCAGTGTAATAGTCTCGGTTACAGTTTAAGTTTACTTGTTTATATTTATCTGATTATGTTGAAGcacattgttaaatgttttacttttaatttgttgggtttcaatagttttacattatatgttaatgcgtatctgattaagtttactagtttgtgtttaatagttttggttTCAATTTATGAATACATTTTTTACATCTAACAATAGTTTCTTTGTTTAAGTTGTCTACTTTCCGTTTATCAATCTGGGTTTCCGTTTAAGTTAACACGTTTCGGTTTAATAACCTTGGTTTCTGTTTAACagtagttatttttgtttaaattaccttgtttcCGTTTAATTATTCAAGTTTGTGTTTAACCTAACGCGCTCCCAACAATCTGCCCCATGATAAACATTCCAACAATTTCAAGTTTATCTATACAAAAAATAGACATAAATCGAATgaataggaattaaaaaaacacacacacatgatGTACCAATTCAGAATCTCCAAGGGGATCGACATAAGCCCTAAATCGGTCTTCCATCTCAAGCCTCTTCCTCCCTCTTTTACAAAACACCTAATACCTCTCACCCTCCTCATCCTTCTTCCACCAATCAGATTTGTTCGGTTCTCCAAAGCACAGCACATCCCCTATTAGTATATCAATCCTTGTCGACCTCTTCCTCTTCAAGGCCAAGCTAAAGCCGAGTTTTTCCCACCCGACTCCGCCGTCAATCTAGAAGGTGAACCCGAAGAATCCATAGCAACAGAAGGCGGCGACGAAAATGGTCGAAGCCCACACTAGAGATGCGTGGTGAGGCTCAAGatctttcaaaaaatatttgaaaagaagagaaaaaaaaaaactgggtGATTTGATGGTTAAaagtacaatttttaaaaagatgatgCGTTGTTTCCCACTATTGCCAAGGGTAAAGAtggaatttaattaaatgaactaGATAAAATGAGCCgtagtgataaaaaaattgaagtgaaataaaaagaagggtTGTATGGCAAATTCAAAACTCAAAAGGGCTGTCTGGAAAGTTTTGAAACTGTTAgggggtaaaaaataattttcccttaaatttattcaagcatttttataaaatttaaaagaaattattttttgacaaaagcTTATACCCACAAGTTAAAATAGTTGATGGTAATGGGACCAAAAGGCATATTTTGCAGTAAATTAAAAAGTATaagttttatttgttaaaaaattaaagattaatcATGACCCAGtacgaataataataataataataataataataataataataataatagcaagatTCAGGT comes from Dioscorea cayenensis subsp. rotundata cultivar TDr96_F1 chromosome 15, TDr96_F1_v2_PseudoChromosome.rev07_lg8_w22 25.fasta, whole genome shotgun sequence and encodes:
- the LOC120276921 gene encoding ETO1-like protein 1 isoform X2, whose product is MATGGKRKALQGRFSRLFIHVVEPAVLPLYKPIDYVEVLAQIHEELETGLLSERSNLYLLQFQVFRGLGESKLLQRSLHSAWQSATTVYEELVFGAWLKYEKQGEELISDLLASCGKCSQEFWRIDIASRFPIQTVEVVGTYNSNLSNGSATVFFQIGREKISCDRQKIASLSIPFHTMLNGCFTESLREVIDLSENGISPNSMRAVSDFSYTGQLCDLSLDVLLEILIFANKFCCEKLKDACDRKLASLVSSRQDAIELMDCALEENSPVLAVSCLQVFLRELPECLNDELVVKIFSNATKQQRLIMVGQASFSLYCLLSEVAMSIDPRSDVTACFLEKLVESAITDRQKQIAYHQLGCVRLLRKEYSEAECHFNAAFTTGHVYSVSGLARVARFKGNKRQSYEKLSSVILSYQPLGWMYQERSLYADGDSRWEDLDKATELDPTLIYPYMYRAASLMRKDDVKLALAEINRVLGFKLALECLELRFCFYLLLEDYKSALCDVQAILTLSPEYRMFEGRVAASQLRTLVREHVEQWTTADCWLQLYDRWSSVDDIGSLSVIYQMLESDAAKGVLYFRQSLLLLRLNCPEAAMRSLQLARQHAGSENERLVYEGWILYDTGHCEEGLRKAEESITLQRSFEAFFLKAYALADSGPDPSCSATVVSLLQEALQCPSDRLRKGQALNNLGSVYVDCGKLELAADCYISALKIRHTRAHQGLARVHFLKNERNAAYEEMTKLIEKARNNASAYEKRSEYCDRDLSKEDLQMVTQLDPLRVYPYRYRAAVLMDSHKEKEAIAELTRAIAFKADLHLLHLRAAFHEHIGDVSSALRDCRAALSLDPNHQEMLELHRRVYSQEP
- the LOC120276921 gene encoding ETO1-like protein 1 isoform X1; amino-acid sequence: MRNIFQSDSCKETQLHALNPQSWLQVERGKLSKVASHASSSIESLIKVVEPAVLPLYKPIDYVEVLAQIHEELETGLLSERSNLYLLQFQVFRGLGESKLLQRSLHSAWQSATTVYEELVFGAWLKYEKQGEELISDLLASCGKCSQEFWRIDIASRFPIQTVEVVGTYNSNLSNGSATVFFQIGREKISCDRQKIASLSIPFHTMLNGCFTESLREVIDLSENGISPNSMRAVSDFSYTGQLCDLSLDVLLEILIFANKFCCEKLKDACDRKLASLVSSRQDAIELMDCALEENSPVLAVSCLQVFLRELPECLNDELVVKIFSNATKQQRLIMVGQASFSLYCLLSEVAMSIDPRSDVTACFLEKLVESAITDRQKQIAYHQLGCVRLLRKEYSEAECHFNAAFTTGHVYSVSGLARVARFKGNKRQSYEKLSSVILSYQPLGWMYQERSLYADGDSRWEDLDKATELDPTLIYPYMYRAASLMRKDDVKLALAEINRVLGFKLALECLELRFCFYLLLEDYKSALCDVQAILTLSPEYRMFEGRVAASQLRTLVREHVEQWTTADCWLQLYDRWSSVDDIGSLSVIYQMLESDAAKGVLYFRQSLLLLRLNCPEAAMRSLQLARQHAGSENERLVYEGWILYDTGHCEEGLRKAEESITLQRSFEAFFLKAYALADSGPDPSCSATVVSLLQEALQCPSDRLRKGQALNNLGSVYVDCGKLELAADCYISALKIRHTRAHQGLARVHFLKNERNAAYEEMTKLIEKARNNASAYEKRSEYCDRDLSKEDLQMVTQLDPLRVYPYRYRAAVLMDSHKEKEAIAELTRAIAFKADLHLLHLRAAFHEHIGDVSSALRDCRAALSLDPNHQEMLELHRRVYSQEP